Proteins encoded in a region of the Leifsonia sp. PS1209 genome:
- a CDS encoding methionine ABC transporter ATP-binding protein: MSPIIEFRDVSKAFRSGDTTITAVDGVSLAIERGEIFGIIGYSGAGKSTLVRLINALERATSGSILIDGQDITQLPEPKLRAVRARIGMIFQQFNLFRSRTVFGNVAYPLKVAGWPKEKRKQRVAELLAFVGLTDKAWVYPDQLSGGQKQRVGIARALATNPAILLADESTSALDPETTADVLRLLKRVNDELGVTIVVITHEMEVVRSIADRVAVLDSGRVIETGSVFEVFSAPQTGTAQRFVGTVLKNRPDETEVERLRGKHAGRIVSARIHDDGRLGAVLSDAVGRHNVRFEIVYGGISALQGRSFGSLTLELIGDDAGVDALIADLRQVTEVEEVAA, from the coding sequence ATGAGCCCCATCATCGAGTTCCGCGACGTCTCGAAGGCGTTCCGCTCCGGCGACACGACCATCACGGCGGTCGACGGTGTCAGCCTCGCGATCGAGCGCGGTGAGATCTTCGGCATCATCGGATACTCGGGGGCGGGCAAGAGCACGCTGGTGCGCCTCATCAACGCGCTCGAGCGGGCGACGTCCGGCAGCATCCTGATCGACGGCCAGGACATCACGCAGCTTCCCGAACCGAAGCTGCGTGCTGTCCGGGCCCGGATCGGGATGATCTTCCAGCAGTTCAACCTGTTCCGGTCGCGCACGGTGTTCGGCAATGTCGCGTACCCGCTCAAGGTGGCCGGCTGGCCGAAGGAGAAGCGCAAACAGCGTGTCGCGGAGTTGCTGGCGTTCGTCGGACTCACCGACAAGGCGTGGGTCTACCCCGACCAGCTCTCCGGCGGCCAGAAGCAGCGCGTCGGCATCGCCCGCGCGCTCGCGACCAACCCGGCGATCCTGCTCGCCGACGAGTCCACGTCGGCGCTCGACCCGGAGACGACGGCCGACGTGCTGCGGCTGCTCAAGCGCGTCAACGACGAGTTGGGCGTCACCATCGTGGTCATCACGCACGAGATGGAGGTGGTCCGCTCGATCGCCGACCGCGTCGCCGTGCTCGACTCCGGCCGGGTGATCGAGACCGGCAGCGTGTTCGAGGTGTTCTCGGCCCCGCAGACTGGCACGGCGCAGCGCTTCGTCGGGACGGTCCTCAAGAACCGGCCGGACGAGACCGAGGTCGAGCGTCTGCGCGGCAAGCACGCCGGACGCATCGTCTCCGCGCGCATCCACGACGACGGGCGGCTGGGGGCCGTGCTGTCGGATGCGGTCGGCAGGCACAACGTGCGGTTCGAGATCGTCTACGGCGGCATCTCCGCGCTGCAGGGCCGCTCGTTCGGCAGCCTCACCCTGGAACTGATCGGCGACGACGCCGGGGTGGATGCGCTGATCGCCGACCTCCGCCAGGTCACCGAGGTGGAGGAGGTGGCGGCATGA
- a CDS encoding VOC family protein yields MTVSLQYYQITVSDPEESLSFYRDALGLDVVRDVESGGHHWITLGSADQPGLEIVLSDPYGGRSKADGDTILELITKGVLQNIVFRTDDIDGVFERVRASGAEVLQEPIDQPWGPRDCAFRDPSGNMVRIQAAMQPQNA; encoded by the coding sequence ATGACCGTTTCACTGCAGTACTACCAGATCACCGTCAGCGACCCCGAAGAGTCGCTCAGCTTCTACCGGGACGCCCTCGGGCTCGATGTCGTGCGCGACGTCGAGTCGGGCGGCCACCACTGGATCACCCTCGGCAGCGCCGACCAGCCGGGGTTGGAGATCGTGCTCTCCGACCCGTACGGCGGCCGGTCGAAAGCCGACGGCGACACCATCCTCGAACTGATCACCAAGGGCGTCCTGCAGAACATCGTGTTCCGCACCGACGACATCGACGGCGTGTTCGAGCGGGTCCGCGCATCCGGGGCCGAGGTGTTGCAGGAGCCCATCGACCAGCCGTGGGGTCCGCGGGACTGCGCGTTCCGCGACCCGTCCGGCAACATGGTGCGCATCCAGGCCGCCATGCAGCCGCAGAACGCCTGA
- a CDS encoding nuclear transport factor 2 family protein has protein sequence MTDESREGIPPVVAEAIDAANAHDTERFMDTFAPTGSVDDWGRVFTGREAIRGWSDGEFIGSAVTLDDLQFSAVPDGVAVTALVGGDGFNGPSTFTFLVGSAGIERMTITA, from the coding sequence ATGACCGACGAGAGCCGCGAAGGCATCCCACCCGTCGTCGCCGAGGCGATCGACGCGGCGAACGCGCACGACACCGAACGCTTCATGGACACGTTCGCCCCGACGGGCAGCGTGGACGACTGGGGCCGCGTGTTCACCGGCCGCGAGGCGATCCGCGGGTGGAGCGACGGCGAGTTCATCGGCTCGGCCGTGACGCTCGACGACCTCCAGTTCAGCGCGGTGCCGGACGGGGTCGCTGTGACGGCGCTGGTCGGCGGCGACGGCTTCAACGGACCCTCGACGTTCACCTTCCTGGTCGGCTCCGCGGGCATCGAGCGGATGACGATCACGGCCTAG
- a CDS encoding bifunctional RecB family nuclease/DEAD/DEAH box helicase: MFLLDGVIVTSASDLTEASKCEFAFLRTLDVKLGRIEKTDEVEDPMYVRSSRLGDEHEQHILERYRERFGTGVAEIERPDRLDADSLAAAVAATADAFARSAEVVFQATFFDGSFVGFADFIVRRPDGRYRVQDSKLARSARVTALLQLAAYAGQLRRIGVDVEDTVELLLGDGSVSEHRVSEIEPVYRKRRARLLWIIEQHLAEEGPVAWGDPRFTVCGRCDTCDAEIQATRDVLLVAGMRVTQRARLFEAGVFTIDQLAASTGQIDGVPEGTLDGLREQARLQRDAVEGEPPPIRVFNAPVLAVLPHPDAGDIFFDFEGDPLYTEGAGERWNLDYLFGLVDENAEFTAFWAHDFAAERVALEAFLAFVRERRQRYPNLHIYHYAAYEQTHLLALAARHGVGEEEVDALLRDNVMVDLYPLVRKAVRVGSRSYSIKKLEPLYMGDELRESDVTNGADSITQYANARDLIAVGREDEAQPILDAIGDYNRYDCVSTLRLRDWLIARAQENGVPIGQAPVDDLEIAPEESPLRAGLLAYAGDPLDPHRTPDREAMALAAAAIDFHRREQKSFWQSHFSRLIQPVEEWADNRDVLVVESAQVLRDWYQDDGQRVERRELLLSGRWGPGSAIRVSERTGPFLLYEYPGPFRQPRSQPGARAVRSVAVIAATDDGAVVVRETLPKDVLPYDDLPSALTPAGPPDARRLAEAIREWGSDLLEARRAGDAGATAESQRAGNAAGASRADGWPRNAMVDVLRRTPPRTRSGRLAPEGPDDGSGRIDAVIASLLDLDRSYLAVQGPPGTGKSYLGAHVIAGLVQRHGWRIGVVAQSHAVVENLLDRVVAAGLDARLVGKVPGGDSDREAHAFTPLEHDGQLLFALDNEATGYVVGGTAWDFANAARIPRDSLDLLVVDEAGQFSLASTIGAGVSAANLLLLGDPQQLPQVSQGQHPEPIDGSALGWVSDGHDVLPPEFGYFLAESRRMHPELAAAVSRLSYEGKLHAHPEAARRSLDGVTSGLHPVPVEHVGNSTESPEEAAVVVAIVQDVLGRAWTDPSAGRERDALGEEDVIVVTPYNAQLAAVRAALDDAGLERVRVGTVDKFQGQEAAIAIVSLAASSSADVPRGMSFLLMKNRLNVAVSRAKWAAYLVHSPELTEYLPHTPTGLTELSAFIRLVEQDA, translated from the coding sequence GTGTTCCTTCTCGACGGGGTCATCGTCACGAGCGCCAGCGACCTGACCGAGGCGTCGAAGTGCGAGTTCGCCTTCCTGCGCACGCTCGACGTGAAGCTCGGCCGCATCGAGAAGACCGACGAGGTCGAAGATCCGATGTACGTGCGGTCGTCACGGCTGGGGGATGAGCACGAGCAGCACATCCTGGAGCGTTACCGCGAGCGGTTCGGCACAGGGGTGGCCGAGATCGAGCGTCCGGATCGCCTCGACGCCGACAGTCTCGCCGCCGCGGTCGCCGCGACGGCCGACGCCTTCGCCCGCTCGGCCGAAGTGGTGTTCCAGGCCACCTTCTTCGACGGCTCGTTCGTGGGGTTCGCCGACTTCATCGTCCGCCGCCCGGACGGCCGCTACCGGGTGCAGGACTCCAAGCTCGCCCGCAGCGCCAGGGTCACCGCGCTGCTGCAGCTCGCCGCATACGCCGGCCAGCTGCGGCGCATCGGGGTCGACGTGGAGGACACGGTCGAGCTGCTGCTCGGCGACGGCTCCGTCAGCGAGCACAGGGTGTCCGAAATCGAGCCCGTCTACCGCAAGCGGCGCGCCCGCCTGCTCTGGATCATCGAGCAGCACCTCGCCGAGGAGGGTCCGGTCGCCTGGGGAGACCCGCGCTTCACCGTCTGCGGGCGCTGCGACACCTGCGACGCCGAGATCCAGGCCACCAGGGACGTGCTGCTGGTCGCCGGGATGCGCGTCACCCAGCGGGCGAGGCTGTTCGAGGCCGGGGTGTTCACGATCGACCAGCTCGCAGCATCCACCGGCCAGATCGACGGGGTGCCGGAGGGAACGCTCGACGGTCTGCGCGAGCAGGCGCGCCTGCAACGGGATGCCGTCGAGGGCGAGCCGCCGCCGATCCGGGTCTTCAACGCGCCGGTCCTCGCCGTGCTTCCGCATCCGGATGCGGGCGACATCTTCTTCGACTTCGAGGGCGACCCGCTCTACACCGAGGGCGCTGGGGAGCGCTGGAACCTCGACTACCTGTTCGGGCTGGTGGACGAGAACGCCGAATTCACGGCGTTCTGGGCGCACGACTTCGCCGCGGAGCGGGTGGCGCTCGAGGCGTTCCTCGCGTTCGTGCGCGAGCGGAGGCAGCGCTACCCGAACCTGCACATCTACCACTACGCCGCATACGAGCAGACGCACCTGCTCGCCCTCGCCGCCCGGCACGGCGTCGGCGAGGAGGAGGTCGACGCCCTGCTCCGCGACAACGTGATGGTGGACCTCTACCCTCTGGTGCGCAAGGCGGTGCGGGTCGGTTCCCGCTCCTACTCGATCAAGAAGCTGGAACCGCTCTACATGGGCGACGAGCTGCGCGAGAGCGACGTGACGAACGGCGCGGACTCGATCACCCAGTACGCCAACGCGCGCGACCTCATCGCGGTCGGCCGCGAAGACGAGGCGCAGCCCATCCTGGATGCGATCGGCGACTACAACAGGTACGACTGCGTGTCGACGCTGCGGCTCCGCGACTGGTTGATCGCGCGGGCGCAGGAGAACGGCGTCCCGATCGGCCAGGCGCCGGTCGACGATCTCGAGATCGCTCCCGAGGAGTCCCCGCTGCGTGCCGGGCTGCTCGCCTACGCCGGCGATCCGCTCGACCCGCACCGCACGCCGGACAGGGAGGCGATGGCGCTGGCGGCAGCGGCGATCGACTTCCACCGCAGGGAGCAGAAGAGCTTCTGGCAGTCCCACTTCTCCCGGCTCATCCAGCCGGTGGAGGAGTGGGCGGACAACCGGGATGTGCTGGTGGTCGAGTCCGCACAGGTGCTGCGCGACTGGTACCAGGACGACGGCCAGCGCGTCGAACGCCGGGAGCTGCTGCTGAGCGGGCGGTGGGGGCCGGGGAGCGCCATCCGGGTCAGCGAGCGCACCGGGCCGTTCCTGCTCTACGAATACCCCGGACCGTTCCGCCAGCCGCGCTCCCAGCCGGGCGCGCGGGCGGTGCGGTCTGTCGCCGTGATCGCGGCGACGGATGACGGCGCGGTGGTGGTGCGGGAGACCCTGCCGAAAGACGTGCTGCCCTACGACGACCTGCCGAGCGCGCTGACGCCCGCCGGGCCTCCGGATGCGCGCCGCCTGGCCGAGGCGATCCGCGAGTGGGGAAGCGACCTACTGGAGGCGCGGCGCGCGGGGGATGCTGGCGCCACCGCCGAGTCGCAGCGCGCTGGGAACGCTGCTGGCGCATCCCGCGCTGACGGGTGGCCGCGCAACGCGATGGTCGACGTGCTGCGGCGTACGCCACCGCGCACCCGCTCCGGACGCCTCGCCCCCGAAGGGCCGGACGACGGCAGCGGGCGCATCGACGCCGTCATCGCGAGCCTTCTCGACCTCGACCGCTCCTACCTCGCCGTGCAGGGGCCTCCCGGCACCGGCAAGTCGTATCTCGGGGCGCACGTGATCGCCGGCCTCGTCCAGCGGCACGGCTGGCGCATCGGCGTCGTGGCGCAGTCGCACGCCGTCGTCGAGAACCTGCTCGACCGCGTCGTCGCGGCCGGGCTGGATGCGCGGCTCGTCGGCAAGGTCCCCGGCGGCGACAGCGACAGGGAAGCGCACGCCTTCACCCCGCTGGAGCACGACGGCCAGCTGCTGTTCGCCCTCGACAACGAGGCGACGGGCTACGTGGTCGGCGGCACGGCGTGGGACTTCGCGAACGCCGCGCGCATCCCGCGCGACAGCCTCGACCTGCTGGTGGTCGACGAGGCAGGCCAGTTCTCGCTCGCCTCCACCATCGGTGCGGGGGTGTCCGCGGCCAACCTGTTGCTGCTCGGAGACCCGCAGCAGCTTCCGCAGGTCAGCCAGGGCCAGCATCCGGAACCCATCGACGGCTCCGCCCTCGGCTGGGTGAGCGACGGGCACGACGTGCTGCCGCCCGAGTTCGGGTACTTCCTCGCCGAGAGCAGGCGGATGCATCCCGAGCTGGCGGCCGCGGTGTCCCGGCTGTCGTACGAGGGCAAGCTGCACGCGCATCCGGAGGCGGCGCGCCGGTCGCTCGACGGGGTGACGTCCGGGCTGCATCCTGTCCCGGTGGAGCACGTCGGCAACTCGACGGAATCGCCGGAGGAGGCGGCCGTGGTGGTCGCCATCGTGCAGGACGTGCTCGGGCGCGCGTGGACAGACCCGAGCGCAGGCCGGGAACGGGACGCGCTCGGCGAGGAGGACGTGATCGTCGTCACGCCGTACAACGCGCAGCTCGCCGCGGTGCGTGCGGCCCTCGACGATGCGGGGCTGGAGCGAGTGCGGGTCGGGACGGTGGACAAGTTCCAGGGCCAGGAGGCCGCCATCGCCATCGTCAGCCTCGCTGCGTCGTCGTCGGCGGACGTGCCGCGCGGGATGTCGTTCCTGCTCATGAAGAACCGGCTCAACGTGGCCGTGTCCCGCGCGAAATGGGCGGCGTACCTCGTCCACTCGCCCGAGCTGACCGAATACCTGCCGCACACACCAACCGGCCTCACCGAGCTGAGCGCGTTCATCCGGCTGGTCGAGCAGGACGCGTGA
- a CDS encoding HhH-GPD-type base excision DNA repair protein, with the protein MAVNITGDPEADAVLDQSDFALILGMLLDQQIPMETAFSGPAKLQDRLGSLDPATVAAVEPEKLAEVMKQTPAVHRFPGSMAGRVQALAAAIVDDWGDDTSAIWTKGDPDGPEILRRLKALPGFGEQKAKIFLALLGKQRGLTAPGWREAAGDYGTEGSFRSVADIVSPESLTKVREFKRAAKAAAKKG; encoded by the coding sequence ATGGCTGTGAACATCACCGGCGACCCCGAGGCTGACGCCGTCCTCGACCAGTCCGACTTCGCGCTCATCCTGGGGATGCTGCTCGACCAGCAGATCCCGATGGAGACGGCGTTCTCCGGTCCGGCGAAGCTGCAGGACAGGCTCGGCTCTCTCGACCCGGCGACCGTCGCGGCCGTCGAGCCGGAGAAGCTGGCCGAGGTGATGAAGCAGACGCCGGCGGTGCACCGGTTCCCCGGCTCGATGGCGGGGCGCGTGCAGGCGCTCGCCGCGGCGATCGTCGACGACTGGGGAGACGACACCTCCGCGATCTGGACGAAGGGCGACCCGGACGGCCCCGAGATCCTGCGCAGGCTGAAGGCACTGCCCGGCTTCGGGGAGCAGAAGGCGAAGATCTTCCTCGCGCTCCTCGGCAAGCAGCGCGGGCTGACGGCGCCCGGCTGGCGCGAGGCCGCGGGGGACTACGGAACGGAAGGCTCGTTCCGTTCGGTGGCCGACATCGTGAGCCCGGAGTCTCTGACGAAGGTGCGCGAGTTCAAGCGCGCGGCGAAGGCGGCGGCGAAGAAAGGCTGA
- a CDS encoding helix-turn-helix transcriptional regulator: protein MSPEEIETLVHLRRARDLIDREYARPLDVPTIASKALMSPAHFSRRFRAAYGETPYSYLMTRRIERAMALLRSGMSVTDACMTVGCTSLGSFSSKFSEIVGMSPTAYRAREHQAVEAMPSCVAKQRTRPVKSASA, encoded by the coding sequence GTGTCACCGGAGGAGATCGAGACGCTCGTGCACCTGCGCAGGGCGCGCGACCTGATCGACCGCGAGTATGCGCGGCCGCTCGACGTGCCCACGATCGCCAGCAAGGCGCTCATGTCTCCCGCGCACTTCTCCCGCCGGTTCCGGGCTGCGTACGGCGAGACCCCGTACAGCTACCTGATGACCCGCCGCATCGAGCGCGCGATGGCGCTGCTCCGGTCCGGGATGAGCGTGACCGACGCCTGCATGACCGTCGGCTGTACGTCGCTCGGGTCGTTCAGCTCCAAATTCAGCGAGATCGTCGGGATGTCGCCCACCGCGTACCGCGCCCGCGAGCATCAGGCCGTCGAGGCGATGCCGTCGTGCGTGGCGAAGCAGCGCACCCGCCCCGTGAAGTCCGCCTCCGCCTGA
- a CDS encoding LysR family transcriptional regulator, which yields MDTRQLEYFVAVADELNFTRAADRVFAAQSTVSAGVRSLERELGGDLFERDRHRVRLTPLGRQVLDAARTTLEATERMRLLADSTGGLRGEVRVGIFTNLTTIDLPGIMGEFHERHPLVDLRLGPSPSGSTGLARDVRLGRIDVAFLGLPGRVPDLLYRDLAVSPFVAVLPEEHPLAAAQSVSLAELADERWVDAREGFGNRATLDRALDERGIARRVSTELSDLGEIPRFVAARLGVAVMPELTVLRADGTVVVPLTERIDWVLSAVARTRPSAAAVALLDLLSERFGAH from the coding sequence GTGGACACCCGCCAGCTCGAATACTTCGTCGCCGTCGCCGACGAACTCAACTTCACCCGCGCCGCCGACCGGGTGTTCGCCGCCCAGTCCACCGTCTCCGCCGGCGTCCGCTCGCTGGAACGCGAGCTCGGCGGCGACCTGTTCGAGCGCGACAGGCACCGGGTGCGGTTGACGCCGCTCGGCCGCCAGGTGCTGGATGCGGCCCGCACCACCCTCGAGGCCACCGAGCGGATGCGCCTGCTCGCCGACAGCACGGGCGGCCTGCGCGGCGAGGTGCGGGTCGGGATCTTCACCAATCTCACCACCATCGACCTGCCGGGCATCATGGGCGAGTTCCACGAACGCCATCCCCTGGTCGATCTGCGGCTGGGGCCGTCGCCCAGCGGGTCCACCGGGCTGGCCAGGGATGTGCGGCTCGGCAGGATCGACGTGGCCTTCCTCGGGTTGCCCGGCCGGGTGCCCGACCTGCTCTACCGGGATCTCGCGGTGTCGCCGTTCGTTGCCGTGCTGCCGGAGGAGCATCCACTGGCCGCCGCGCAGAGCGTGTCGCTGGCCGAGCTCGCCGACGAACGCTGGGTGGATGCGCGGGAGGGGTTCGGCAACAGGGCGACGCTCGACCGCGCCCTCGACGAGCGCGGGATCGCGAGGCGGGTGTCGACCGAGCTGTCCGACCTGGGGGAGATCCCGCGGTTCGTCGCCGCGCGCCTAGGCGTGGCCGTGATGCCGGAGCTGACCGTGCTGCGGGCGGACGGGACGGTGGTGGTCCCACTCACCGAGCGCATCGACTGGGTGCTCAGCGCGGTGGCGCGCACGCGTCCGAGTGCGGCGGCCGTGGCGTTGCTCGACCTGCTGAGCGAACGGTTCGGGGCGCACTGA
- a CDS encoding methionine ABC transporter permease yields the protein MNDWDTLWPVFVQSIGQTLWMVVATLVLGGILGLALGVLLYTTRRGGLLENRVLSAVLNVVVNFIRPIPFIIFMTAVAPLTQLVLGTFLGTPAAIFPMTIAATFGISRIVEQNLVTIDPGVIEAARAMGSSPWRIITTLLIPEALGPLILGYTFVFVAIVDLSAIAGSIGGGGLGDFAISYGYQRYNWAVTWIAVITIVVLVQAAQFLGNWLARKALRR from the coding sequence ATGAACGACTGGGACACCCTGTGGCCGGTCTTCGTCCAGTCCATCGGGCAGACGCTCTGGATGGTCGTGGCGACGCTCGTCCTCGGCGGCATCCTGGGCCTCGCGCTCGGCGTGCTGCTCTACACGACCAGGCGCGGCGGGCTGCTGGAGAACCGGGTGCTCTCCGCGGTGCTGAACGTGGTGGTCAACTTCATCCGGCCCATCCCGTTCATCATCTTCATGACGGCGGTCGCGCCGCTGACGCAGCTGGTGCTCGGGACGTTCCTCGGCACCCCGGCGGCCATCTTCCCGATGACGATCGCGGCGACGTTCGGCATCTCCCGCATCGTCGAGCAGAACCTGGTGACGATCGACCCCGGCGTGATCGAGGCGGCACGCGCGATGGGTTCGAGCCCGTGGCGGATCATCACGACGCTGCTGATCCCCGAAGCGCTCGGCCCGCTCATCCTGGGATACACGTTCGTGTTCGTGGCGATCGTGGACCTGTCGGCCATCGCGGGCAGCATCGGCGGCGGCGGACTCGGAGACTTCGCGATCTCGTACGGATACCAGCGGTACAACTGGGCGGTGACGTGGATCGCGGTGATCACGATCGTGGTGCTGGTGCAGGCGGCGCAGTTCCTCGGGAACTGGCTGGCGCGGAAGGCGCTGCGGCGGTGA
- a CDS encoding citrate synthase, giving the protein MEREDGGAHQSVGALGDDGTLGPALPRLTAEQTAERLGVKLETLYAYVARGRLDRIRTPDGSTFDPLDVERFAADRRRRPVAGPHGHSDGRPLMVVDTSFALIEDGELFYRGRNVGTLFGERFETVAHWALTGEWDAGARFPAAAGLTAARRVGDALPDSATTRDRQQVAVTALAAADPLRYSLDRATVVGAAEGLVAGMVDALPARGALDPAAASLAARLWAAMTDVPPTSLAALNAALVLLLDHDLAVSTLAARAAASARANPYAVVTAGLGALDSPLHGNASRAAHRMLARVVAGEPAERVVADTVVAGRGPVPGFGHVLYPQGDPRARILLGMLGDTSAAANATAAAVATAAVNQVAAIVHRRTGLRPNIDLAIAALAIASGMADDAGEVVFATARAIGWVVHALDEYEQPPLRLRPVGRYVG; this is encoded by the coding sequence GTGGAACGCGAGGATGGTGGGGCGCACCAGAGCGTCGGTGCACTCGGCGACGACGGCACGCTCGGCCCTGCGCTCCCCCGGCTCACGGCGGAGCAGACCGCCGAGCGGCTCGGCGTGAAGCTCGAGACCCTGTACGCGTACGTGGCGCGCGGCCGGCTCGACCGCATCCGGACCCCGGACGGGTCGACCTTCGACCCGCTCGACGTCGAACGGTTTGCGGCCGACAGGAGGCGGCGGCCGGTCGCCGGTCCGCACGGGCACTCGGACGGACGCCCTCTCATGGTGGTGGACACCTCGTTCGCGCTGATCGAGGACGGCGAACTGTTCTACCGCGGCAGGAACGTCGGCACGCTCTTCGGCGAACGGTTCGAGACCGTCGCGCACTGGGCGCTGACCGGAGAGTGGGATGCGGGCGCGCGATTCCCTGCCGCCGCCGGGCTGACCGCCGCCCGCCGGGTGGGCGACGCCCTGCCGGACTCGGCGACCACACGCGACCGGCAACAGGTGGCGGTGACCGCGCTGGCCGCCGCCGACCCGCTGCGATACTCGCTCGACCGCGCCACGGTGGTCGGGGCGGCAGAGGGACTGGTGGCCGGGATGGTGGATGCGCTGCCCGCCCGCGGCGCGCTGGACCCCGCCGCCGCATCCCTGGCCGCGCGCCTCTGGGCCGCCATGACCGACGTACCGCCGACGTCGCTCGCCGCACTGAACGCCGCGCTCGTGCTCCTCCTCGACCACGATCTCGCCGTCTCCACCCTCGCCGCCCGGGCCGCGGCGTCGGCGCGCGCCAACCCGTATGCGGTCGTCACCGCCGGGCTCGGCGCCCTCGACTCGCCCCTGCACGGCAACGCCAGCCGCGCCGCCCACCGGATGCTCGCCCGCGTCGTCGCCGGAGAACCGGCCGAGCGCGTTGTCGCCGACACGGTGGTCGCCGGGCGCGGTCCCGTCCCCGGGTTCGGCCACGTCCTCTACCCGCAGGGCGACCCGCGGGCGCGCATCCTGCTCGGGATGCTCGGGGACACCTCCGCAGCCGCAAATGCCACCGCAGCCGCAGTCGCCACCGCAGCCGTCAACCAGGTCGCCGCCATCGTCCACCGCCGCACCGGGCTGCGCCCCAACATCGACCTGGCCATCGCCGCGCTGGCCATCGCATCCGGGATGGCAGACGACGCGGGCGAGGTGGTCTTCGCGACCGCCCGCGCCATCGGCTGGGTCGTGCACGCCCTGGACGAGTACGAGCAGCCGCCGCTACGCCTGCGCCCCGTCGGCCGCTACGTCGGCTGA
- a CDS encoding MetQ/NlpA family ABC transporter substrate-binding protein codes for MSEATPPTPSLPEKPKSKTGWIVGIGIAVVAIVVAVVLVVVNLSAPASSGAEKRVSVKIGTTEQSAPYWPILKKAAAKEGIDITVVGFRDYTQANPALADKQIDLNLFQHLQFLANYNVNANQHLVPVASTLVVPLPLYSKKYTKLDEIPQGAKIAIPNDATNQARALLVLQEAGLLKLKDGGSTLATPADIVASDSKVSVIPVDAAQTAPALDSADGAIVNNNFALTAGIDPTTALFQDDPKSDAAEPYINAFVAREADKNNKTYLKIAELYHTTAVTDAVLAESKNTAVIVDRPQSDLLSILDKLETTIKAAK; via the coding sequence ATGTCCGAGGCCACCCCGCCCACCCCATCCCTGCCGGAGAAGCCGAAGTCGAAGACCGGCTGGATCGTCGGCATCGGGATCGCTGTTGTCGCGATCGTCGTGGCCGTGGTGCTCGTCGTCGTGAACCTGTCGGCTCCGGCATCGAGCGGCGCGGAGAAGCGGGTGAGCGTGAAGATCGGCACCACCGAGCAGTCGGCCCCCTACTGGCCGATCCTGAAGAAGGCGGCGGCGAAGGAGGGCATCGACATCACGGTCGTCGGCTTCCGCGACTACACGCAGGCCAACCCGGCGCTCGCGGACAAGCAGATCGACCTGAACCTGTTCCAGCACCTGCAGTTCCTCGCGAACTACAACGTGAACGCCAACCAGCACCTGGTGCCGGTCGCCTCGACCCTCGTCGTGCCGCTTCCGCTGTACTCGAAGAAGTACACGAAGTTGGACGAGATCCCGCAGGGCGCGAAGATCGCCATTCCGAACGACGCGACCAACCAAGCCCGCGCGCTTCTCGTGCTGCAGGAGGCCGGGCTGCTGAAGCTGAAGGACGGCGGCAGCACCCTGGCGACCCCCGCCGACATCGTCGCGTCCGACTCGAAGGTCTCCGTCATCCCCGTGGATGCGGCGCAGACCGCCCCCGCGCTCGACTCCGCCGACGGCGCGATCGTCAACAACAACTTCGCGCTCACCGCGGGCATCGACCCCACGACCGCGCTGTTCCAGGACGACCCCAAGAGCGACGCCGCCGAGCCGTACATCAACGCGTTCGTCGCCCGCGAGGCCGACAAGAACAACAAGACGTACCTGAAGATCGCCGAGCTCTACCACACCACGGCGGTCACCGACGCGGTGCTGGCCGAGTCGAAGAACACCGCGGTGATTGTCGACCGTCCGCAGTCCGACCTCCTCTCGATCCTCGACAAGCTCGAGACCACCATCAAGGCGGCGAAGTAG